The Mycolicibacterium smegmatis genome has a window encoding:
- a CDS encoding cytochrome P450 → MTMLAADAAADAKVRFQTAVAGLTARYPSREHALATPPPDSGLKPVIGNYGFPVIGHVMSTLVEPLAFARERYERYGPVSWAGGVGFRVALLLGPEALETVWINKDKAFSSTLGWAPVIGPFFHRGIMLLDFEEHRDHRRIMQQAFTRSALNGYLDLMRPGIDRTVRSWPAAQRFPFYTSVKHLLLDQAAEVFIGAELGPEADQISRDFHDTVCGGQAMIRADVPGGTWSRGLRARRRLERYFADQLPARRNGDGTDLFSMLCRSRGDDGERFSDTDIVNHMIFLLMAAHDTSAIAISMLVYELGRNIRWQNALRDEARSGPQGEITMEDLDSAYPLLDAAFKESLRMYAPAGTLFRQTLTDTEVAGHFIPRKTQVAIGVYASMRLPDWWPEPDQFDPARFLTGSSATAIHRYAFAPFGGGAHKCIGQQFANMNVKAIMLHLLRHFRWHVPAGYQPRMTWGTGPTPADGLPITLERLSKK, encoded by the coding sequence ATGACCATGCTGGCCGCGGACGCCGCGGCCGATGCCAAGGTGCGATTCCAGACCGCGGTCGCCGGGCTCACCGCCAGGTACCCGAGCCGCGAGCACGCACTGGCCACCCCGCCGCCGGACTCCGGCCTCAAACCGGTGATAGGCAACTACGGCTTCCCGGTCATCGGACACGTCATGAGCACGCTCGTCGAACCGCTGGCATTCGCCCGCGAACGGTACGAGCGCTACGGGCCGGTGTCCTGGGCAGGCGGTGTCGGCTTCCGCGTCGCGCTGCTACTCGGCCCCGAAGCGCTCGAGACGGTCTGGATCAACAAGGACAAGGCGTTCTCCAGCACCCTGGGCTGGGCTCCGGTGATCGGGCCGTTCTTCCACCGAGGGATCATGCTGCTCGACTTCGAGGAGCACCGCGATCACAGGCGCATCATGCAGCAGGCCTTCACACGCAGCGCCCTGAACGGTTATCTGGACCTGATGCGTCCAGGCATCGATCGCACGGTACGCAGCTGGCCTGCCGCACAACGGTTTCCGTTCTACACGTCGGTGAAGCATCTGCTGCTCGATCAGGCCGCCGAGGTGTTCATCGGTGCGGAACTCGGTCCCGAGGCCGATCAGATCTCGCGGGACTTCCACGACACCGTGTGCGGCGGGCAGGCGATGATCCGTGCGGACGTGCCCGGCGGTACGTGGTCACGCGGCCTGCGGGCGCGGCGACGGCTCGAACGGTACTTCGCCGATCAGCTGCCGGCTCGGCGGAACGGTGACGGCACCGATCTGTTCTCGATGCTGTGCCGAAGCCGCGGCGACGACGGTGAGCGCTTCAGCGACACCGACATCGTCAACCACATGATCTTCCTGCTGATGGCCGCACATGACACCAGCGCCATCGCGATCTCGATGCTCGTCTACGAGTTGGGGCGCAACATCCGGTGGCAGAACGCATTACGCGACGAAGCTCGGTCCGGCCCGCAGGGTGAGATCACCATGGAGGACCTGGATTCCGCGTACCCCCTGCTGGATGCGGCGTTCAAGGAGAGCCTGCGGATGTACGCACCCGCCGGGACGCTGTTCCGCCAGACCCTCACCGACACCGAAGTCGCCGGACACTTCATCCCCCGCAAGACGCAGGTGGCCATCGGCGTCTACGCGTCCATGCGACTGCCCGACTGGTGGCCCGAACCCGACCAGTTCGACCCGGCCCGCTTCCTCACCGGTTCCTCGGCCACGGCCATCCACCGGTATGCGTTCGCACCGTTCGGCGGCGGTGCGCACAAATGCATCGGCCAGCAGTTCGCGAACATGAACGTCAAGGCGATCATGCTGCACCTGCTGCGGCACTTCCGGTGGCATGTGCCCGCCGGGTATCAGCCACGCATGACATGGGGCACCGGGCCGACACCCGCCGACGGGCTGCCGATCACGTTGGAACGGTTGAGCAAAAAGTAG
- a CDS encoding MFS transporter, with amino-acid sequence MTPPAADTGPGLRWVLITLCVTEITSWGVLYYAFSVLSATISRDTGWSAPAVTGAFSAGLVTSALMGIVVGRWLDRYGPRWIMTIGSVLGVVSVVTIVAAPNYAWFVAGWILAGFAMSGVFYAPAFAALTRYFAPNAVRALTVLTLVAGLSSTVFAPLTAALESHLTWRQTYLVLAALLAVITIPAHLFGLRRPWPPVEHHHNVEAPTRTARSAPFIALMVSFALAALASYAVIVNLVPLMVQRGFSTSAAAVALGLGGAGQVLGRLGYQSMSRRIGVVPRTVLIMAAVAATTALLGVLTTLAALIVASIVAGMARGIMTLLQATAVTDRWGATHYGHLSGMLLAPIMITTALGPFVGAALADLLHGYDKMFLVLGVIAAVAAALAVATGVRPAVSR; translated from the coding sequence ATGACGCCGCCCGCAGCAGACACCGGACCCGGCTTGCGCTGGGTCCTGATCACGCTGTGCGTCACCGAGATCACCAGCTGGGGTGTGCTCTACTACGCCTTCTCGGTGCTGTCCGCGACAATCAGCCGTGACACCGGGTGGTCGGCCCCCGCTGTGACCGGGGCGTTCTCGGCAGGTTTGGTGACCAGCGCCCTGATGGGCATCGTGGTGGGCCGGTGGCTCGACCGCTACGGGCCGCGCTGGATCATGACCATCGGCTCTGTGTTGGGTGTGGTGTCGGTGGTCACGATCGTCGCCGCGCCGAATTACGCGTGGTTCGTGGCTGGTTGGATCCTGGCCGGGTTCGCGATGAGCGGCGTGTTCTACGCGCCGGCCTTCGCCGCGCTGACACGCTATTTCGCGCCGAACGCTGTGCGCGCGTTGACGGTACTGACCTTGGTGGCCGGGCTGTCCAGCACGGTGTTCGCGCCGCTGACCGCCGCCTTGGAGTCTCATCTGACGTGGCGCCAAACCTATCTGGTGCTTGCCGCGCTGCTCGCAGTCATCACGATCCCCGCGCATCTATTCGGGCTGCGACGGCCATGGCCACCGGTCGAGCACCATCACAACGTCGAGGCCCCGACGCGGACCGCACGAAGTGCACCGTTCATCGCGTTGATGGTGTCGTTCGCCCTGGCGGCGCTGGCCTCCTATGCCGTCATCGTCAACCTGGTGCCGCTGATGGTGCAACGCGGTTTCAGTACGAGCGCGGCCGCCGTCGCGCTCGGACTGGGTGGGGCGGGTCAGGTGCTCGGCAGGCTGGGCTATCAGTCGATGTCGCGGCGGATCGGTGTCGTCCCGCGCACCGTGCTCATCATGGCCGCCGTCGCGGCCACCACGGCACTGCTCGGGGTGCTCACAACATTGGCGGCGCTGATTGTCGCCTCGATCGTCGCGGGCATGGCCCGCGGCATCATGACGCTACTGCAGGCCACCGCCGTCACAGACCGCTGGGGCGCAACACATTACGGGCATCTCAGCGGCATGTTGTTGGCGCCGATCATGATCACCACAGCACTCGGCCCGTTCGTCGGTGCCGCGCTGGCCGACCTGTTGCACGGTTACGACAAGATGTTCCTGGTGCTCGGGGTGATCGCCGCGGTCGCCGCCGCCTTGGCCGTAGCCACGGGAGTGCGGCCGGCGGTGAGTCGGTAG
- a CDS encoding Rv2640c family ArsR-like transcriptional regulator yields MPKALPVIDTSGPVCCAPVAAGPMSDDDALSVALRLKALADPARVKLMSYLFSSSAGEENSGDLAAALGLTESTVSHHLAQLRKAGLVISERRGMHVFHRAHPEALQALCVVLDPNCCR; encoded by the coding sequence ATGCCCAAAGCGCTGCCCGTCATCGACACCTCCGGCCCGGTCTGCTGCGCCCCCGTCGCGGCCGGTCCCATGAGCGATGACGACGCGCTCAGCGTGGCCCTTCGCCTCAAGGCCCTCGCCGACCCGGCGCGGGTCAAGCTGATGTCGTATCTCTTCTCGTCGTCGGCGGGAGAGGAGAACAGCGGCGACCTGGCAGCGGCCCTGGGGCTCACGGAGTCGACGGTCAGTCATCACCTCGCGCAACTGCGAAAGGCGGGCTTGGTGATCTCGGAGCGCCGCGGGATGCACGTGTTTCACCGCGCCCATCCGGAAGCGCTTCAGGCGCTGTGCGTGGTCCTGGATCCGAATTGCTGTCGCTAG
- a CDS encoding MarR family winged helix-turn-helix transcriptional regulator has translation MPASLDARELRAYFALTEAVSLLQFAVQRQLREDGGLSYVQFEILAKLTDAGRLTMTDLADGVVYSRSGLTHQAGLLEKAGLITRTPSTDDQRAMVVEITRKGRDRVAAVLPGHVQVVRELLFDGLSAADVDALGDMMTAARDHMRSRPPRSSVTRARREVPGGRHIAP, from the coding sequence GTGCCGGCTTCTCTCGACGCACGTGAGCTGCGTGCGTATTTCGCGCTCACTGAAGCAGTCAGCCTCCTGCAGTTCGCCGTTCAGCGCCAACTTCGCGAGGATGGGGGCCTGAGCTACGTGCAGTTCGAGATTCTCGCGAAACTCACGGACGCCGGACGCCTCACCATGACCGATCTCGCCGACGGCGTGGTGTACAGCCGCAGCGGTCTGACCCATCAGGCCGGCCTTCTCGAGAAGGCCGGCCTGATCACGCGCACCCCATCGACCGATGATCAACGTGCGATGGTCGTCGAGATCACCCGGAAAGGCCGTGATCGCGTGGCGGCGGTCCTACCGGGGCACGTACAGGTAGTGCGCGAGTTGTTGTTCGACGGACTGTCCGCCGCCGACGTCGATGCCCTCGGTGACATGATGACCGCCGCCCGCGACCACATGCGCTCACGGCCACCCCGTTCCTCGGTGACGCGCGCCCGCCGGGAGGTCCCGGGTGGGCGACACATTGCCCCGTAG
- a CDS encoding NADP-dependent oxidoreductase: MKAVRYHRYGGSEVLQYEDAPRPAPGPRQVLVEVAATSFNPVDAGIRGGYLAQVYDIAFPHTPGVDVAGTIVELGGEVRGWAVGDAVVAFLPLDADGAAAEFAVVPVESLAAAPTTVSLADAAALPEAGLTAWQSLFEIAGLADGQSVLINGASGAVGGYAVQLAAQAGAHVTATATDRDAERLRALGAHRIVDYIDYTHAPISVEGAPFDVVLNLIATTDDQTESLLAVVADGGFHVGTMVAGPDDPGRGIRTQRVFVRSDATQLGELVERVDAGDLRIEVFQRRPLADTAAVHADSDTGRLHGKTILIPGRR, from the coding sequence ATGAAGGCTGTGCGTTACCACCGTTACGGCGGCAGCGAGGTCCTGCAGTACGAGGACGCCCCCAGGCCGGCGCCGGGCCCGCGGCAGGTGCTCGTGGAGGTCGCCGCGACCTCGTTCAACCCCGTCGACGCCGGCATTCGCGGCGGGTACCTGGCCCAGGTCTACGACATCGCTTTCCCGCACACACCAGGAGTGGACGTCGCCGGCACGATCGTGGAACTCGGTGGGGAGGTTCGGGGATGGGCCGTCGGTGATGCGGTGGTGGCGTTCCTGCCGCTCGACGCCGACGGCGCGGCCGCCGAATTCGCAGTTGTCCCAGTCGAATCCCTGGCGGCGGCGCCGACGACGGTATCGCTGGCCGACGCGGCCGCGCTGCCCGAAGCCGGCCTGACCGCCTGGCAGTCGTTGTTCGAGATCGCCGGATTGGCCGATGGCCAGTCGGTGCTGATCAACGGCGCATCCGGGGCGGTCGGCGGGTACGCGGTTCAACTGGCCGCGCAGGCCGGCGCCCACGTCACGGCCACCGCGACCGACCGTGACGCCGAACGACTGCGCGCACTCGGGGCCCACCGCATCGTCGACTACATCGACTACACGCACGCGCCGATCAGCGTGGAGGGCGCCCCATTCGACGTGGTGCTCAACCTGATTGCCACCACCGACGACCAGACCGAGTCACTGCTGGCCGTGGTGGCCGACGGGGGTTTCCATGTCGGCACCATGGTCGCGGGGCCAGACGACCCCGGACGCGGTATCCGCACTCAACGGGTCTTTGTGCGCAGCGACGCCACCCAACTTGGCGAACTGGTCGAACGGGTCGACGCCGGGGACTTGCGCATCGAGGTTTTCCAACGCCGCCCCCTCGCAGACACCGCCGCCGTCCATGCCGATTCGGACACCGGACGCCTGCACGGCAAGACCATCCTCATCCCCGGCCGCAGATGA
- a CDS encoding ArsR/SmtB family transcription factor — protein MSNQTSEPDPAACCPSGALLREPLSAAQAAEMAVKLKALADPVRLQLFSAIASREGSEACVCDISAGVEVSQPTVSHHLKVLRDAGLLTSQRRASWVYYAVVPDALAILAVLLGADLRAEVTA, from the coding sequence GTGTCGAATCAGACCTCAGAGCCCGATCCGGCCGCGTGCTGTCCATCGGGCGCACTGCTGCGTGAACCGCTGTCGGCGGCGCAGGCCGCCGAGATGGCAGTGAAACTCAAGGCCCTCGCCGATCCGGTTCGCCTGCAACTGTTCTCCGCGATCGCGAGCCGCGAAGGCAGCGAGGCCTGCGTCTGCGACATCTCCGCCGGTGTGGAGGTGTCGCAGCCGACCGTGTCGCACCACCTGAAAGTGCTGCGCGACGCAGGTCTGCTCACCTCGCAGCGCCGCGCGTCGTGGGTCTACTACGCCGTCGTCCCCGACGCTCTGGCAATCCTCGCCGTGCTGCTTGGTGCCGATCTCCGCGCCGAGGTCACCGCATGA
- a CDS encoding phage tail protein yields MMSGSFEILGNDGAVTLDALVGPQGVPGQNAPIVKMQWSSIEDPEDLPDNLTDDDVDVGKAWWIGNQVYVWDGEQYRIRAMGTQGPPGPVPNITPSVQLLDPDDDDLESEIVVSGTAANPGWLLKLKAPRGPQGENATIRDATDYDDSEPPEIGEAIVWNGQNFQAQPIGNIMPKFYSVPQANFTNFTGITTRQQIASVVIPPQEFDWVPYVTGHIRAVGVEADSDPLILGCEVRLGHPSSGVLIARGFGNSSTWTTIVPHFSSPGSPNDAITPDNNVAVVPAGATGSETTIYVNLFNDGIAGVYAFNKNNAQLSVLCIPVSGFALGGS; encoded by the coding sequence ATGATGTCGGGGTCCTTCGAGATCCTCGGCAACGACGGTGCGGTGACCCTGGACGCCCTGGTGGGGCCGCAGGGTGTCCCCGGTCAGAACGCCCCCATCGTGAAGATGCAGTGGTCTTCGATTGAGGACCCGGAGGACCTTCCCGACAACCTGACCGACGACGATGTTGATGTCGGCAAGGCCTGGTGGATCGGCAACCAGGTGTACGTGTGGGACGGCGAACAGTACCGCATCCGCGCCATGGGTACGCAGGGCCCGCCCGGGCCGGTGCCGAACATCACGCCCTCGGTGCAGCTGCTGGACCCGGACGACGACGACCTGGAGTCGGAGATCGTGGTCAGCGGTACGGCCGCCAATCCGGGCTGGCTACTGAAGCTGAAGGCCCCGCGTGGCCCGCAGGGTGAGAACGCCACGATCCGTGACGCCACCGACTACGACGACAGTGAGCCGCCTGAGATCGGCGAAGCCATTGTGTGGAACGGGCAGAACTTCCAGGCCCAGCCCATCGGCAACATCATGCCGAAGTTCTACTCGGTGCCGCAGGCCAACTTCACGAACTTCACCGGCATCACGACCCGCCAGCAGATCGCCTCGGTGGTGATCCCGCCGCAGGAGTTCGACTGGGTGCCGTACGTGACTGGACACATCCGTGCGGTCGGCGTGGAGGCCGACTCTGATCCGCTGATCCTCGGTTGCGAGGTGAGGTTGGGGCATCCGTCTTCGGGTGTGCTGATTGCTCGCGGTTTCGGCAACAGCTCCACGTGGACGACCATCGTGCCGCACTTCTCTTCGCCGGGTTCCCCGAACGATGCGATCACCCCGGACAACAACGTCGCGGTGGTGCCGGCCGGTGCAACAGGTTCTGAGACCACGATCTATGTGAACCTGTTCAACGACGGCATCGCGGGTGTCTACGCCTTCAACAAGAACAACGCCCAGTTGTCGGTTCTCTGCATTCCGGTGAGTGGGTTCGCCCTCGGGGGCTCGTAA
- a CDS encoding TetR family transcriptional regulator, with translation MSQRSYAGQSAEERRRTRRTRLLDAAMDAMCDNAWRAVTVDKLCASAGLNKRYFYENFTDLDAVAAAAVDAIAADVRTATLCALADSADRPVDEQAQAAMGTLVHTLVDDPRRARVLLGGVTGSPALQQHRETVMRGLTRVLVTHARAAHGVELEADPLAQVTPAFLVGGTADAILAFVDGRAKVSREQLVDSLTTLWLMAGNGAADIARTRRACDVT, from the coding sequence GTGTCGCAGCGCAGTTACGCCGGCCAGTCGGCCGAGGAGCGTCGCCGGACGCGACGTACCCGCCTGCTCGACGCCGCCATGGATGCCATGTGCGACAACGCCTGGCGCGCCGTCACCGTCGACAAGCTGTGCGCCTCGGCGGGGCTGAACAAGCGCTACTTCTACGAGAACTTCACCGATCTCGATGCGGTCGCCGCCGCCGCGGTCGACGCCATCGCCGCCGACGTCCGCACCGCGACGCTCTGCGCGCTGGCCGACTCGGCCGATCGACCCGTCGACGAGCAGGCTCAGGCGGCCATGGGTACGCTCGTGCACACTCTCGTCGACGATCCCCGCCGCGCCCGCGTACTTCTCGGCGGTGTCACGGGTTCGCCCGCATTGCAGCAACATCGGGAAACCGTCATGCGCGGGCTCACCAGGGTTCTGGTCACCCACGCCCGCGCCGCGCACGGCGTCGAACTCGAAGCCGATCCGCTGGCGCAGGTCACCCCAGCGTTCCTGGTGGGAGGTACCGCCGACGCGATTCTGGCGTTCGTCGACGGCAGGGCCAAGGTCTCCCGCGAGCAACTCGTCGACAGCCTCACCACGCTGTGGCTCATGGCCGGCAACGGTGCAGCTGATATCGCGCGGACGCGGCGCGCCTGTGATGTGACGTGA
- the arsB gene encoding ACR3 family arsenite efflux transporter — MTTTSTTATVVGKLSTLDRFLPVWIGAAMAAGLLLGRWIPGLNIALEGIQVDGISLPIALGLLIMMYPVLAKVRYDRLDTVTGDRKLLGSSLILNWVLGPALMFTLAWLLLPDLPEYRTGLIIVGLARCIAMVIIWNDLACGDREAAAVLVALNSIFQVVMFAVLGWFYLSVLPGWLGLEQATITTSPWQIAKSVLIFLGIPLAAGYLSRRIGEKSRGREWYESKFLPRVGPWALYGLLFTIVVLFALQGEQITSRPLDVVRIALPLLAYFAIMWGGGYLLGAMLGLNYERTTTLAFTAAGNNFELAIAVAIATYGATSGQALAGVVGPLIEVPVLVALVYVSLALRKRFSRPEKLMP; from the coding sequence ATGACCACGACCAGCACCACAGCCACAGTCGTCGGCAAGCTGTCCACGCTGGACCGGTTCCTACCGGTCTGGATCGGTGCCGCGATGGCGGCCGGACTGCTCCTCGGGCGGTGGATCCCCGGCCTGAACATCGCGCTGGAAGGGATCCAGGTCGACGGGATCTCGCTGCCGATCGCTCTGGGTCTGCTGATCATGATGTATCCGGTGCTGGCCAAGGTCCGCTACGACCGCCTCGACACCGTCACCGGGGACCGCAAACTGCTCGGGTCCTCGCTCATCCTGAACTGGGTGCTGGGCCCAGCACTCATGTTCACGCTGGCCTGGCTGCTACTGCCCGACCTGCCTGAGTACCGCACCGGGCTGATCATCGTCGGCCTGGCCCGCTGCATCGCGATGGTCATCATCTGGAACGACCTGGCCTGCGGGGACCGCGAAGCGGCCGCCGTCCTGGTCGCGTTGAACTCGATCTTCCAGGTCGTCATGTTCGCGGTGCTGGGTTGGTTCTATCTATCGGTGCTGCCAGGGTGGCTCGGATTGGAGCAAGCCACCATCACCACCTCGCCGTGGCAGATCGCGAAATCGGTGCTCATCTTCCTCGGCATCCCTTTGGCGGCCGGCTATCTGTCGCGCCGGATTGGCGAGAAGTCCCGAGGTCGCGAATGGTACGAGTCGAAATTCCTGCCGCGGGTCGGACCGTGGGCGCTCTACGGGTTGCTGTTCACCATCGTGGTTCTCTTTGCCCTGCAGGGTGAACAGATCACCAGCCGGCCGCTGGACGTCGTCCGCATTGCGCTGCCCCTGTTGGCCTACTTCGCGATCATGTGGGGTGGCGGATACCTGCTGGGCGCGATGCTGGGCCTGAACTACGAACGCACCACCACACTGGCTTTCACCGCGGCGGGCAACAACTTCGAACTCGCCATCGCCGTCGCCATCGCGACCTACGGCGCCACCTCCGGCCAAGCCCTCGCCGGAGTCGTCGGCCCTCTCATCGAGGTGCCGGTCCTCGTCGCGCTGGTCTATGTCTCACTGGCCCTGCGCAAACGGTTCAGCCGACCCGAGAAACTCATGCCATGA
- a CDS encoding PE-PPE domain-containing protein, with amino-acid sequence MPAFVGGVALTTALGVGAVATTTPGTAHVASGVGLKALITHGSATNWNADGIDKFYGLDWNEKYGPTVVSQFSLFPYNVNPDNLKAALRNNVGDPEPDLVLTSGRGSGAATVTMLLLLNSGRPEDRELVLNTRWILDNSVNRPNGGYGSRYIPFSILGVYPWPTPTDEGVDIVDVGYEYAWNSSAPAYVTNVVALLNSIIAYAYRYKSQAFTGLPVDPALGIDPVTGEPKLEKGYHYIVEVDGTVTKVPLSTLGNTNTAYVTYRADGLPMLQPLRDVGGRFGNAVADLLQPALKVIVDASYPGGDPVANPDRYITASLFTPPDVAIKAIQKLPSAIAQGVEDFKKDVGLTTTKAPAVEERDAEPKSVEEQVAPRQDDDTAKALGATVAVSSKPAAESEEPSIKSVTESGAVKNVTVTKKDTKKAADKRVRPRPLRKLVENVTKALTPKATRPAKTSKPATSTDSNGASAGQSDSGDAKSGDSDS; translated from the coding sequence GTGCCGGCATTCGTCGGAGGTGTCGCGCTGACCACCGCGCTCGGGGTGGGCGCGGTGGCGACGACGACACCGGGGACCGCGCACGTGGCCTCCGGCGTCGGCCTCAAGGCGCTCATCACCCACGGCAGCGCCACCAACTGGAACGCCGACGGCATCGACAAGTTCTACGGCCTCGACTGGAACGAGAAATACGGGCCGACGGTGGTGTCGCAGTTCTCGCTGTTCCCGTACAACGTCAACCCCGACAACCTCAAGGCCGCGCTGCGCAACAACGTCGGCGATCCCGAGCCCGACCTGGTGCTCACCTCAGGGCGGGGTTCCGGGGCCGCCACGGTCACGATGCTCCTGCTGCTCAACAGCGGCAGACCCGAGGACCGCGAGTTGGTGCTCAACACCCGCTGGATCCTGGACAACAGCGTCAACCGGCCCAACGGCGGCTACGGGTCGAGGTACATCCCGTTCAGCATCCTGGGTGTCTACCCATGGCCGACGCCGACCGACGAGGGCGTCGACATCGTCGACGTCGGCTATGAGTACGCGTGGAACTCGAGTGCCCCGGCGTACGTGACCAACGTTGTCGCGCTACTGAATTCGATCATCGCCTACGCCTACCGGTACAAGTCGCAGGCATTCACGGGCCTGCCGGTGGATCCTGCGCTCGGCATCGATCCGGTCACCGGTGAGCCGAAACTTGAGAAGGGCTACCACTACATCGTCGAGGTCGACGGCACCGTGACCAAGGTGCCGCTGAGCACCCTGGGCAACACCAACACCGCCTACGTGACCTACCGGGCCGACGGTCTGCCGATGCTGCAGCCGCTGCGCGACGTCGGCGGTCGGTTCGGCAACGCGGTCGCCGACCTGCTGCAACCGGCGCTCAAGGTCATCGTCGACGCGTCCTATCCCGGCGGTGACCCCGTGGCCAACCCGGACCGCTACATCACGGCGAGCCTCTTCACCCCGCCCGACGTGGCGATCAAGGCAATCCAGAAATTGCCGTCAGCCATTGCGCAGGGCGTCGAGGACTTCAAGAAGGACGTGGGGCTCACCACGACGAAGGCACCCGCAGTCGAGGAACGCGACGCCGAACCGAAATCTGTTGAGGAACAAGTCGCTCCGCGGCAGGATGACGACACGGCGAAGGCTCTCGGCGCCACTGTCGCGGTGTCGTCGAAACCTGCCGCGGAATCCGAAGAGCCGTCGATCAAGAGCGTCACCGAATCCGGCGCCGTCAAAAACGTCACGGTCACCAAGAAGGACACCAAGAAGGCGGCAGACAAACGCGTCCGTCCGCGTCCGCTCCGCAAGCTCGTCGAGAACGTCACGAAGGCGTTGACGCCCAAGGCCACCCGGCCCGCCAAGACGTCGAAGCCCGCTACGAGCACCGATTCCAACGGTGCGTCAGCGGGCCAATCCGACTCCGGTGACGCGAAGTCCGGCGACTCCGACTCCTGA
- a CDS encoding ArsI/CadI family heavy metal resistance metalloenzyme, with the protein MSRVQLALNVDNLDESITFYRKLFGVEPAKVKPGYANFAITEPPLKLVLLENPGKGGSINHLGVEVESSETVHAEIARLTGEGLFTDEEIGTTCCFATQDKVWVTGPAGEKWEVYTVLADSDTFGVSPQHSADSAEGVCCGAQRDETSTESACC; encoded by the coding sequence ATGTCCCGTGTTCAACTCGCACTCAACGTCGACAATCTCGACGAATCGATCACCTTCTACCGGAAGTTGTTCGGCGTCGAGCCGGCCAAGGTCAAGCCCGGCTACGCAAACTTCGCGATCACCGAACCCCCACTGAAGCTGGTGTTGCTGGAGAACCCCGGCAAGGGCGGCAGCATCAACCACCTGGGCGTCGAGGTGGAGTCCAGCGAGACGGTTCACGCCGAGATCGCCCGCCTCACCGGCGAGGGGCTGTTCACCGACGAGGAAATCGGCACCACCTGCTGCTTTGCGACGCAGGACAAGGTGTGGGTGACCGGACCGGCCGGCGAGAAATGGGAGGTCTACACGGTCCTCGCCGATTCCGACACATTCGGCGTGAGCCCGCAGCACTCCGCCGACAGTGCCGAGGGCGTGTGCTGCGGCGCTCAGCGCGACGAGACGTCTACAGAGTCTGCCTGCTGCTGA
- a CDS encoding phage tail fiber protein codes for MAVTNATKLAACNAAADRGSWVAVFTNAAGTTGANEATGGSYARKQTSWSDSTNKVVGTEVNIPVAAGTYKEAGIFSASTSGTFVGSGPFDGGDVVVAGAGASIDVTITWS; via the coding sequence ATGGCTGTTACCAACGCAACCAAGCTGGCGGCTTGCAACGCTGCTGCTGACCGTGGCAGCTGGGTCGCGGTGTTCACCAACGCGGCCGGGACCACGGGTGCCAATGAGGCGACCGGCGGCAGCTACGCCCGGAAGCAGACCTCCTGGAGCGACTCGACCAACAAGGTCGTGGGCACCGAGGTGAACATTCCGGTCGCGGCTGGCACCTATAAGGAAGCCGGCATCTTCAGCGCCTCGACCAGCGGCACGTTCGTCGGCTCCGGTCCGTTCGACGGCGGCGACGTGGTCGTGGCCGGTGCGGGTGCGAGCATCGACGTGACCATCACCTGGAGCTGA